Proteins co-encoded in one Nonomuraea helvata genomic window:
- a CDS encoding very short patch repair endonuclease, with protein MARKGDEGHWKERLPAERAYKRRAGAVAPSVEQDRAAGGRSRRSVALSGGRFARASITLRLYKRTRRIRAYLRWSQNGKTEERYVCEVERDSRRENLVEAWRQAWAQGFLAEEPLPPESTASSPEVRASMRGNRGKDTEPELALRKLLYQRGLRYRVNAQPLAEIRRKADVVFLADRVAVFVDGCFWHGCPEHYRPSTRNAEFWREKIEGNKARDAETTEQLVAAGWTVIRIWEHEDPAAAADKVGHVITRLRLDAATTATAST; from the coding sequence ATGGCGCGGAAAGGCGACGAGGGACATTGGAAGGAACGGCTGCCCGCAGAGCGTGCGTACAAGCGTCGCGCTGGTGCCGTAGCTCCATCTGTGGAGCAGGATCGTGCTGCTGGTGGCCGCAGCCGCCGCAGCGTCGCCCTCAGCGGCGGCCGCTTCGCGCGAGCCTCAATCACGCTTCGGCTATACAAGCGCACACGGCGCATCCGTGCATACCTGCGCTGGTCGCAGAACGGCAAGACGGAGGAGAGGTACGTCTGTGAAGTGGAGCGCGATTCCCGTCGGGAGAACCTTGTCGAGGCATGGCGACAAGCTTGGGCGCAGGGATTCTTGGCTGAAGAGCCCCTACCACCTGAGTCAACAGCTTCTTCACCAGAGGTCCGTGCCTCCATGCGGGGCAACCGCGGCAAGGATACGGAGCCGGAACTGGCCCTTCGCAAGCTGCTCTATCAGCGTGGCCTGCGTTACCGGGTCAACGCCCAGCCGCTCGCCGAGATTCGACGCAAGGCGGACGTAGTCTTCCTTGCCGATCGAGTCGCGGTCTTTGTGGACGGCTGCTTCTGGCACGGATGCCCAGAGCACTATCGTCCTTCAACGAGGAACGCGGAGTTCTGGCGTGAAAAGATCGAAGGCAACAAGGCCCGAGACGCGGAGACCACCGAGCAACTAGTGGCAGCTGGTTGGACGGTCATCCGGATCTGGGAGCATGAAGACCCTGCTGCGGCCGCAGACAAAGTCGGTCACGTGATCACACGACTGAGGCTGGACGCTGCTACGACTGCTACAGCGTCCACTTGA
- a CDS encoding LamG-like jellyroll fold domain-containing protein, with protein MSVRFDVDGESYTRVTGLAGVASWTVTCWARLAVNRGTTTVLWQIDNGTGTSRLRCNAWDGAALTYQTDDGGWFGLAGQTMTVGTWYYIGISADANPGLVRVRVRAAGSATWGGGNPAQANVTISANTLRLGDGQAANEFLNGSLAAVKVWNAPLTLEELELESWTYMPQRTTGIRGWYPFTRVETVDYSGQSQVLTGGSGATLEDGPPIPWQRGRRRIVVSAASPGIAGQVAGSLPPLGGAAAGAARVSGQAASALPSMSAAVQSSVEVSGDVDGALPAFSAAVDGFTHSPGQLAGTLPALSAVAEGLIPLPGELVGTLPPLGAAAEGEVLFGAVDATLSPFNAALAGAAVVEGAADAALPGFSSEMAADVIYDVTVDTPGPDQGWSALPPARPIDTSGVARGWVAGRPTT; from the coding sequence GTGTCGGTCCGGTTCGACGTGGACGGCGAAAGCTACACGCGGGTCACGGGCCTGGCCGGTGTGGCGAGCTGGACAGTCACCTGCTGGGCGCGGCTGGCAGTCAACCGCGGCACGACGACCGTGCTGTGGCAGATCGACAACGGCACGGGGACCAGCCGGCTGCGATGTAACGCCTGGGATGGCGCAGCGCTGACGTATCAGACCGACGATGGCGGTTGGTTCGGGCTGGCCGGGCAGACGATGACGGTTGGCACCTGGTACTACATCGGCATCTCGGCCGACGCCAACCCGGGCCTAGTGAGAGTCCGAGTAAGGGCGGCGGGAAGCGCCACGTGGGGCGGAGGGAACCCGGCCCAGGCCAACGTGACGATCAGCGCCAACACGCTGCGGCTCGGCGATGGGCAGGCCGCGAACGAGTTCCTCAACGGGTCGCTGGCGGCAGTCAAGGTGTGGAACGCGCCGCTCACGCTAGAGGAACTCGAACTGGAATCGTGGACGTACATGCCGCAAAGGACAACCGGCATTCGCGGCTGGTATCCGTTCACGCGGGTCGAGACTGTGGACTACTCGGGCCAGAGTCAGGTCCTGACGGGCGGCAGCGGGGCAACACTCGAAGACGGGCCGCCGATCCCGTGGCAGCGAGGACGACGTCGAATCGTCGTCAGCGCCGCCAGCCCCGGCATCGCCGGGCAGGTGGCTGGCAGCCTGCCGCCGCTGGGCGGGGCGGCGGCTGGGGCCGCCCGAGTGTCCGGCCAGGCCGCGTCCGCGCTGCCCAGCATGTCCGCGGCCGTTCAGAGTTCGGTCGAGGTCTCTGGCGACGTCGATGGCGCGCTGCCCGCGTTCTCGGCTGCGGTCGACGGCTTCACCCACTCGCCGGGGCAACTGGCCGGTACGCTGCCCGCGCTCTCCGCCGTGGCGGAGGGCCTCATCCCGTTGCCGGGAGAGCTGGTCGGCACGCTGCCGCCGCTCGGCGCGGCGGCGGAAGGCGAAGTCCTGTTCGGCGCCGTCGATGCCACGCTGTCGCCCTTCAACGCTGCTTTGGCCGGTGCCGCGGTTGTGGAGGGGGCGGCGGATGCCGCCCTCCCCGGCTTCTCATCCGAGATGGCGGCCGACGTCATCTACGACGTGACCGTGGACACGCCGGGGCCTGACCAGGGCTGGTCGGCTTTACCGCCTGCCCGGCCGATCGATACCAGCGGCGTCGCCCGTGGTTGGGTCGCAGGCCGGCCTACGACCTGA
- the terL gene encoding phage terminase large subunit: protein MTATLSPWRVAANRFRPKPRKWASPGAMASAIDRGHRQTAMLARIDQELVELFDGKDDRGLMIFTPPQEGKSERVSRRTPAWLLAHDPTLRIAIVSYSADKAVRWGKQILRDVRAHPELGIVLRKDAQTAGRWETEQGGRLFCVGIQGGITGEPVDVMVIDDPVEGRAEAESATYREAAWDWWESNASTRQSSRFRVLLMMTRWHEDDLAGRLLAREPGRWRVLRIPAIAEEGDPLGRRPGEELASVQQRRRGYFHQLKELRSAYVFSGIYQQAPTVAEGNLFRRADFRYWHQLPADPSRHGPLSGGRIDLGGRAVPLDDLWRFLTVDLAASTKTSADWTVASVWGISPDGDLILLDRRRGRIEEAEHWDLVRPLRERWAADTVFVEAGWIGTTLVIDATASGVPVQPLTADTDKLTRALPATSRVKAHRVWFPAGVPWLDEWCDELAGFPSAQHDDQVDTLAYAARVVTMHWVRQDAAGPDGDAAASAGAAIEQAYTAATGGDTGGIDFMSLDY, encoded by the coding sequence GTGACGGCGACGCTGTCGCCCTGGAGGGTGGCGGCCAACCGCTTCCGGCCGAAGCCGCGCAAGTGGGCGAGTCCAGGCGCGATGGCGTCCGCGATCGATCGCGGCCACCGGCAGACGGCGATGCTCGCCCGCATCGACCAGGAGCTGGTCGAGCTGTTCGACGGCAAGGACGACCGCGGCTTGATGATTTTCACGCCGCCGCAGGAAGGCAAGTCGGAGCGGGTCTCCCGCAGGACACCGGCATGGCTGCTGGCGCACGATCCGACGCTGCGGATCGCCATCGTCAGCTACTCGGCGGACAAGGCCGTCAGGTGGGGCAAGCAAATCCTGCGGGACGTCCGCGCGCACCCCGAACTCGGGATCGTCCTGCGCAAGGACGCGCAGACGGCGGGCCGGTGGGAGACCGAACAAGGCGGGCGCCTGTTCTGCGTCGGCATCCAGGGCGGTATCACGGGCGAGCCCGTGGACGTAATGGTGATCGACGACCCGGTGGAAGGGCGCGCTGAGGCGGAGTCGGCCACCTACCGGGAGGCAGCCTGGGACTGGTGGGAAAGCAACGCGTCCACCCGCCAGTCATCCCGGTTCCGCGTGCTGCTGATGATGACCCGATGGCACGAAGATGATCTCGCGGGTCGGCTGCTGGCGCGGGAGCCGGGCCGGTGGCGGGTGCTGCGAATCCCGGCGATCGCCGAGGAAGGCGACCCGCTTGGCCGCCGTCCAGGCGAAGAACTCGCATCGGTGCAGCAGCGCCGTCGCGGGTACTTCCACCAGCTGAAGGAGCTGCGGAGCGCGTACGTGTTCAGCGGCATCTACCAGCAGGCGCCCACCGTGGCCGAAGGCAACCTTTTCCGGAGGGCGGATTTCAGGTACTGGCACCAGCTGCCCGCCGACCCGTCCAGGCACGGCCCGCTGTCCGGCGGCCGAATCGACCTCGGCGGCCGGGCAGTCCCGCTCGACGACCTGTGGAGGTTCCTCACCGTCGACCTGGCCGCGTCGACAAAAACGTCAGCGGACTGGACGGTCGCCAGCGTGTGGGGAATCTCCCCGGACGGCGACCTGATCCTGCTGGACCGGCGGCGCGGCCGGATCGAGGAGGCCGAGCACTGGGATCTGGTCCGTCCACTACGCGAGCGGTGGGCGGCCGACACCGTGTTTGTGGAGGCCGGGTGGATCGGCACCACGCTGGTGATCGACGCGACCGCGAGCGGCGTGCCGGTGCAGCCGCTCACCGCCGACACCGACAAGCTGACCCGTGCCTTGCCCGCAACGTCGAGGGTGAAAGCGCACCGCGTGTGGTTCCCTGCCGGCGTGCCGTGGCTGGATGAGTGGTGCGACGAGCTGGCCGGGTTCCCCTCGGCTCAGCACGACGACCAGGTGGACACCCTGGCGTACGCGGCGCGCGTGGTGACGATGCATTGGGTGCGTCAGGACGCCGCCGGGCCGGACGGCGATGCCGCCGCGTCCGCGGGCGCGGCGATCGAGCAGGCGTACACCGCGGCCACGGGCGGCGACACGGGCGGCATCGACTTCATGTCCCTCGACTACTGA
- a CDS encoding phage portal protein family protein — protein MASIPTSDIGGLASIVGGWWIDDWLEVLPDLTWPLSVHTYARMRHDPQLAGVLAAYTLPIRRAVWQLDPAGCRDEVVAMVADDLGLPIKGADEKPGPARRRGVSWSEHVRMALLSLVFGHMVFERRYEIRRGQARLVSLGERMPHTIDEIELARDGTVRWVSQDVAGSGRPIPADRLVWYVHAREGANWAGRSVMRASYGPWLLKHELWRVHATSIRRFGMGIPSVEAPSGATANQVAEAQRLASSMRAGDQAGIGLPPNFKLSLTGMTGSAPDALAYITYLDQQMSRSALAGLMDLGNTPNGSRALGQSFLDLFLLSLQAVADEIADVATSGHPALPGIVTQLVDFNFGEDEPAPRVIASDVGTRHEVTAEALQMLLSVGAITADDELEAYVRQAMRLPEKAEDAPPPPRRPGPDEPEPEPGLEQEEDQQRRAVPRRRSLARQRGPQAAAGARRQLTLDEADSGVDPDAIQSLWQEALDTLIAAWVAVSQAWRDALADQVKTVVDAGDLPSLARMELDTGDAEQLLTDAMTDLAAASAEQMAAEAAAQQVEVEPPPVDEDHLGAIAAALSVLLAAWLAGAAAREALRLAVPGVGGDQVANAVIEHLEGLSDAFLREQLGGALSTAQMAGRIAVLEAAPPARYQGLEVLDSNTCGPCRDVDGRLFDGLGEAKAAYAPGGYIDCQGRLRCRGTVIAIWDPA, from the coding sequence ATGGCCAGCATCCCGACCAGCGACATCGGCGGGCTCGCTTCGATCGTCGGCGGATGGTGGATCGACGACTGGCTGGAGGTCCTGCCGGATCTGACGTGGCCGCTCAGCGTCCACACCTACGCGCGGATGCGTCATGACCCGCAGCTCGCCGGAGTCCTGGCCGCCTACACGCTGCCGATCAGGCGGGCGGTGTGGCAGTTGGATCCGGCCGGATGCCGGGACGAGGTCGTGGCCATGGTGGCTGACGACCTGGGCCTGCCGATCAAGGGCGCGGACGAGAAGCCGGGGCCAGCGCGGCGGCGTGGGGTCAGCTGGTCCGAGCACGTGCGCATGGCGCTGTTGTCGCTGGTGTTCGGCCACATGGTCTTCGAGCGGAGGTACGAGATCCGGCGCGGCCAGGCACGGCTGGTGTCGCTGGGCGAGCGGATGCCGCACACCATCGACGAAATCGAGCTGGCACGGGACGGCACCGTCCGGTGGGTGTCACAGGACGTCGCTGGCAGTGGCCGCCCCATCCCGGCTGACCGGCTCGTCTGGTACGTGCACGCCCGGGAGGGAGCGAACTGGGCGGGCCGCTCGGTCATGCGAGCGTCGTACGGGCCGTGGCTGCTGAAGCACGAGCTGTGGAGGGTTCACGCGACCAGCATCAGACGTTTCGGGATGGGCATCCCGAGCGTGGAGGCGCCGTCCGGTGCGACCGCCAACCAGGTGGCGGAGGCGCAACGGCTCGCCTCCTCGATGCGGGCGGGCGACCAGGCCGGGATCGGGCTGCCGCCCAACTTCAAGCTCAGCCTGACGGGCATGACCGGGTCGGCGCCGGACGCACTGGCGTACATCACCTACCTCGACCAGCAGATGAGCAGGTCAGCCTTGGCGGGGTTGATGGATCTCGGGAACACGCCGAATGGTTCCCGGGCGCTCGGCCAGAGCTTCTTGGACTTGTTCTTGCTGTCCCTGCAGGCGGTCGCCGACGAGATCGCCGACGTGGCCACCTCCGGGCATCCGGCGCTGCCCGGCATTGTGACGCAGTTGGTGGATTTCAACTTCGGCGAGGACGAGCCTGCACCGCGAGTGATCGCGAGTGACGTCGGCACGCGGCATGAGGTGACGGCCGAGGCGCTGCAGATGCTGCTCTCCGTTGGCGCGATCACCGCCGATGACGAGCTGGAGGCGTACGTACGGCAGGCGATGCGTCTGCCGGAGAAGGCGGAGGACGCGCCCCCGCCACCTCGCCGCCCCGGTCCGGACGAGCCAGAGCCCGAACCAGGGCTGGAGCAGGAGGAAGACCAGCAGCGCCGGGCAGTCCCGCGGCGTCGGTCTTTGGCACGTCAGCGCGGGCCCCAGGCCGCGGCCGGGGCGCGGCGTCAGCTGACCTTGGACGAAGCGGACTCAGGCGTCGATCCCGACGCGATCCAGTCCCTGTGGCAGGAGGCTCTGGACACGTTGATCGCCGCGTGGGTTGCGGTCTCGCAGGCGTGGCGTGACGCCCTGGCCGACCAGGTTAAAACGGTCGTTGATGCCGGGGATCTGCCATCGCTCGCCCGCATGGAACTCGACACCGGCGACGCCGAACAGCTCCTCACCGACGCCATGACCGACCTCGCAGCGGCGTCCGCCGAGCAGATGGCAGCGGAGGCCGCCGCCCAGCAGGTGGAGGTGGAGCCGCCGCCGGTCGATGAGGACCACTTGGGCGCGATCGCCGCAGCCCTCTCCGTACTGCTCGCGGCGTGGCTGGCCGGGGCCGCCGCCCGGGAAGCGCTGCGGCTGGCCGTCCCAGGCGTCGGCGGAGACCAGGTCGCCAACGCCGTCATCGAACACCTGGAGGGCCTGTCTGACGCCTTCCTGCGCGAACAGCTCGGCGGCGCGCTGTCGACGGCGCAGATGGCTGGCCGCATCGCCGTGCTTGAGGCCGCACCTCCAGCCCGATACCAAGGGCTGGAAGTGCTCGACAGCAACACGTGCGGGCCGTGCCGGGACGTTGACGGCCGCCTGTTCGACGGCCTGGGGGAGGCCAAGGCCGCCTACGCGCCGGGCGGCTACATCGACTGCCAGGGCCGATTGCGGTGCCGCGGCACGGTGATCGCCATTTGGGATCCGGCATAG